A genomic stretch from Sulfobacillus thermosulfidooxidans includes:
- a CDS encoding FmdE family protein — translation MIVNETAISAQELKDAQYFHGHKCPAMPQGLRAGHLAMDILGVERAQGGGELIAIVETGDHHFSGCFADGVMFATGCTVGKGNFVRKPVGKFALTLLNPKTRKAVRVVPRYERMSQCLDMDFFKLRAQGVPPYELDPDVVAPLIEDVLTRPWEEIFSIQTFENYPYEKVPEVFDAVQCHSCKELVVTSYAKQFDGKWYCEPCLDAIIHANTATK, via the coding sequence ATGATTGTTAATGAAACAGCGATTTCCGCTCAGGAATTAAAGGATGCTCAATATTTTCATGGTCACAAATGTCCCGCGATGCCGCAAGGGCTGCGTGCCGGACATTTAGCGATGGATATTCTAGGGGTTGAACGAGCACAGGGCGGGGGAGAACTTATTGCCATTGTGGAAACAGGCGATCATCATTTTTCTGGCTGCTTTGCCGACGGGGTCATGTTTGCCACAGGATGTACTGTTGGAAAAGGCAATTTTGTTCGTAAACCTGTTGGCAAGTTTGCGTTAACCTTGCTTAATCCAAAGACCCGTAAAGCTGTTCGAGTAGTTCCTCGGTACGAACGCATGAGCCAATGCTTGGATATGGATTTCTTCAAGTTGCGAGCTCAAGGCGTGCCTCCCTATGAACTCGATCCGGATGTCGTGGCACCCTTAATTGAGGATGTGCTAACTCGTCCGTGGGAAGAAATTTTTTCAATACAGACATTTGAAAATTATCCTTACGAAAAAGTTCCTGAAGTCTTTGATGCGGTTCAGTGTCATTCTTGCAAAGAGTTAGTGGTTACAAGTTATGCCAAACAATTTGATGGCAAATGGTATTGCGAGCCTTGTCTTGACGCAATAATTCACGCCAATACTGCCACGAAATAA
- a CDS encoding GNAT family N-acetyltransferase: MPTILVQLRRDPSYGLWSGMIIHTADGLAIGSMDCKALPDDDGHVEIGYDIVPTYQNKGYATEIGNVFVSWVWEKPSVR; the protein is encoded by the coding sequence TTGCCCACCATACTAGTCCAGTTAAGACGTGATCCCAGTTATGGATTGTGGAGCGGCATGATTATCCATACTGCGGATGGGCTCGCCATTGGCTCCATGGACTGCAAAGCTCTACCCGATGATGACGGTCACGTAGAAATCGGATACGACATTGTGCCGACTTACCAGAATAAGGGGTATGCCACGGAGATCGGAAATGTCTTCGTCAGCTGGGTATGGGAGAAACCATCCGTCAGATAG